A stretch of DNA from Cryptomeria japonica chromosome 4, Sugi_1.0, whole genome shotgun sequence:
tcatcatcgtcatcatcatcgtcgtcatcatcatcgtcgtcatcatcatcgtcatcgtcgtcatcgtcgtcatcgtcatcgtcatcatcatcgtcatcgtcatcgtcatcgtcatcgtcatcgtcatcgtcatcgtcgtcgtcatcgtcatcgtcatcgtcatcgtcgtcgtcgtcgtcgtcgtcgtcgtcgtcgtcgtcgtcgtcgtcgtcgtcgtcgtcgtcgtcgtcgtcgtcgtcgtcgtcgtcgtcgtcaccatcaccatcaccatcaccatcaccatcaccatcagcatcaccatcagcatcaccatcagcatcaccatcatcatcaccatcatcatcaccatcatcatcatcatcatcatcatcatcatcatcatcatcatcatcatcatcatcatcatcatcatcatcatcagcatcatcatcagcatcaacatcaccatcaccatcaccatcaccatcaccatcaccatcaccatcaccatcaccatcaccatcaccatcaccatcaccatcagcatcaccatcaccatcagcatcatcatcaccatcatcatcatcatcatcatcatcatcatcatcctcatcatcatcatcatcctcatcatcatcatcatcctcatcatcatcatcctcatcatcatcctcatcgtcgtcctcctcctcatcgtcgtcatcatcatcctcatcgtcgtcgtcatcatcatcatcatcatcatcatcatcatcatcatcatcatcatcatcatcatcatcatcatcgtcatcatcgtcatcatcgtcatcgtcatcgtcatcatcatcgtcatcatcgtcatcatcatcatcgtcatcgtcatcatcgtcatcgtcatcgtcatcgtcatcgtcatcatcatcatcgtcatcatcatcatcgtcatcctcatcgTCGTCATCCTCATCGtcgtcatcctcctcatcgtcgtcgtcatcatcctcatcatcatcatcatcatcatcatcatcatcatcatcatcatcatcatcatcatcatcatcatcatcatcatcatcatcatcatcatcatcatcatcatcatcatcctcatcatcatcctcatcgtcgtcctcctcctcatcgtcgtcgtcatcatcctcatcgtcgtcgtcatcatcctcatcgtcgtcGTCCTCATCGtcgtcatcctcctcctcatcgtcgtcatcatcatcatcatcatcatcatcatcatcatcatcatcatcatcatcatcatcatcatcatcatcatcatcatcatcatcatcctcatcatcatcatcatcatcatcctcatcatcatcatcatcctcatcatcatcatcctcatcatcatcctcatcgtcgtcctcctcctcatcgtcgtcgtcatcatcctcatcgtcgtcgtcatcatcatcatcatcatcatcatcatcatcatcatcatcatcatcatcatcatcatcatcatcatcatcatcatcatcatcaccatcaccatcaccatcaccatcaccatcaccatcaccatcaccatcaccatcaccatcaccatcagcatcccCATCAGCATCGCCATCAGCATCGCCATcagcatcaccatcatcatcaccatcatcatcaccatcatcgtcatcatcatcatcagcatcatcatcaccatcaccatcaccatcaccatcaccatcaccatcaccatcaccatcaccatcaccatcaccatcaccatcaccatcaccatcaccatcaccatcaccatcaccatcaccatcaccatcaccatcaccatcaccatcaccatcaccatcaccatcaccatcaccatcaccatcaccatcaccatcaccatcaccatcaccatcatcaccatcaccatcatcatcatcatcatcagcatcatcaccatcaccatcatcatcatcatcatcatcatcatcaccatcaccatcaccatcatcatcaccatcaccatcatcatcaccatcaccatcaccatcatcatcatcatcaccatcaccatcaccatcaccatcaccatcatcatcatcatcatcatcatcatcatcaacatcatcatcaacatcatcatcatcatcatcaccatcaccatcaccatcaccatcatcatcagcatcatcatcatcatcaacatcatcatcatcatcatcatcatcatcatcatcatcatcatcatcatcatcatcatcatcatcatcatcatcatcatcatcaccaccatcatcaccaccaccatcaccatcaccatcaccatcaccatcaccatcatcatcatcaccatcaccatcaccatcaccatcaccatcaccatcaccatcatcatcagcatcaccatcaccatcaccatcaccatcatcatcatcatcatcatcatcatcacatcaccatcaccatcaccatcaccatcaccatcaccatcatgatcatcatcatcatcatgatcatcatcatgatcatcatcatcatcatcatcatcatcatcatcatcatcatcatcatcatcatcatcatcatcaccatcaccatcaccatcaccatcaccatcaccatcaccatcatcatcaccatcaccatgaccatgaccatgaccatgaccatgaccatcaccatcaccaccaccatcaccaccaccatcaccatcaccatcaccatcaccatcatcatcatcatcatcatcatcatcatcatcatcatcatcatcatcatcatcatcatcatcatcatcatcatcatcatcatcatcgtcatcatcatcgtcatcatcatcgtcgtcatcatcatcgtcgtcatcatcgtcgtcatcatcgtcgtcatcatcgtcatcatcgtcgtcatcatcgtcgtcatcatcatcgtcgtcatcctcATCGtcgtcatcctcatcgtcatcctcctcatcgtcatcctcctcatcgtcatcctcGTCCTCGTCGTCATCGTCCTCGTCCTCCTCGTCGTCGTCATCACCATCGCCATcaccatcgccatcaccatcaccatcgccatcaccatcgccatcgccatcgccatcatcatcgccatcgccatcgccatcgccatcgccatcgccatcgccatcgccatcgccatcgccatcgccatcgccatcgccatcgccatcgccatcgccatcgccatcgccatcgccatcgccatcgccatcgtcATCGCCATCGTCATCGGCATCGTCATCGGCATCGTCATCGGCATCGTCATCggcatcgtcatcgtcgtcgtcatcgtcgtcgccATCGTCGTCGCCATCGTCGTCGCCATCGTCGTCGCCATCGTcgtcaccatcatcaccatcatcaccatcatcaccatcatcaccatcatcaccatcatcaccatcatcaccatcatcaccatcaccaccatcatcaccatcatcatcaccaccaccaccatcaccatcatcatcaccaccaccatcatcatcatcatcatcaccaccaccatcatcatcatcatcatcaccatcaccatcatcatcatcatcatcaccaccatcatcatcatcaccaccaccaccaccatcatcatcatcatcatcatcatcagcatcatcatcatcatcatcatcatcatcagcatcatcatcatcagcatcatcaccatcatcatcatcatcatcaccatcatcatcaccatcatcatcaccatcaccatcatcatcatcatcatcatcaccatcatcatcaccaccaccatcatcatcatcatcatcaccaccaccatcatcatcatcatcatcaccatcaccatcatcatcatcatcatcaccaccatcatcatcatcaccaccaccaccaccatcatcatcatcatcagcatcatcatcatcatcaccaccatcatcatcatcaccaccaccaccaccatcatcatcatcatcatcatcatcatcatcatcatcatcatcatcatcatcatcatcatcatcatcatcatcatcatcatcatcatcaccatcatcatcatcatcaccatcatcatcatcatcatcatcaccatcatcatcaccatcatcatcaccatcaccatcatcatcatcatcatcatcaccatcatcatcaccatcaccatcatcatcaccatcatcatcatcatcatcatcatcatcatcatcatcatcatcatcatcatcatcatcatcatcatcatcatcatcatcagcatcatcatcagcatcaacatcaccatcaccatcaccatcaccatcaccatcaccatcaccatcaccatcaccatcaccatcaccatcaccatcaccatcagcatcaccatcaccatcagcatcatcatcaccatcatcatcatcatcaccatcatcatcatcatcatcatcatcatcatcatcctcatcatcatcatcatcctcatcatcatcatcatcctcatcatcatcatcctcatcatcatcctcatcgtcgtcctcctcctcatcgtcgtcgtcatcatcctcatcgtcgtcgtcatcatcatcatcatcatcatcatcatcatcatcatcatcatcatcgtcatcatcgtcatcatcgtcatcgtcatcgtcatcatcatcgtcatcatcgtcatcatcatcatcgtcatcgtcatcatcgtcatcgtcatcgtcatcgtcatcgtcatcatcatcatcgtcatcatcatcatcgtcatcctcatcgTCGTCATCCTCATCGtcgtcatcctcctcatcgtcgtcgtcatcatcctcatcatcatcatcatcatcatcatcatcatcatcatcatcatcatcatcatcatcatcatcatcatcatcatcatcctcatcatcatcctcatcgtcgtcctcctcctcatcgtcgtcgtcatcatcctcatcgtcgtcgtcatcatcctcatcgtcgtcGTCCTCATCGtcgtcatcctcctcctcatcgtcgtcatcatcatcatcatcatcatcatcatcatcatcatcatcatcatcatcatcatcatcatcatcatcatcatcatcatcatcctcatcatcatcatcatcatcctcatcatcatcatcatcctcatcatcatcatcctcatcatcatcctcatcgtcgtcctcctcctcatcgtcgtcgtcatcatcctcatcgtcgtcgtcatcatcatcatcatcatcatcatcatcatcatcatcatcatcatcatcatcatcatcatcagcatcagcatcaccatcaccatcaccatcaccatcaccatcaccatcaccatcaccatcaccatcaccatcaccatcagcatcaCCATCAGCATCACCATCAGCATCGCCATcagcatcaccatcatcatcaccatcatcatcaccatcatcatcatcatcatcatcatcatcatcatcatcatcatcatcatcatcatcatcagcatcatcatcaccatcaccatcaccatcaccatcaccatcaccatcaccatcaccatcaccatcaccatcaccatcaccatcaccatcaccatcaccatcaccatcaccatcaccatcagcatcatcatcatcatcaccatcaccatcatcatcatcatcatcatcatcatcatcaccatcaccatcaccatcatcatcatcatcatcatcaccatcaccatcaccatcatcatcaccatcaccatcaccatcaccatcaccatcaccatcaccatcatcatcatcatcaccatcaccatcaccatcaccatcaccatcatcttcatcatcatcatcatcatcatcaacatcatcatcatcatcatcaccatcaccatcaccatcaccatcatcatgatcatcatcatcatcatcatcaacatcatcatcatcatcatcatcatcatcatcatcatcatcatcatcatcatcatcatcatcatcatcatcatcatcatcatcatcatcatcatcatcatcatcatcatcatcatcatcatcatcaatcatcatcatcatcatcatcatcatcatcatcatcttcatcatcatcattcatcatcatcatcatcattatcatcatcatcatcatcatcatcatcatcatcatcatcatcatcatcatcatcatcatcatcatcatcatcatcatcatcatcatcatcatcatcatcatcatcatcatcacatcgtcgtcgtcgtcatcgtcatcatcatcatcatcgtcgtcgtcgtcatcatcatcatcatcatcatcatcatcatcatcatcatcatcatcatcatcatcatcatcatcatcatcatcatcatcctcgtcgtcatcatcatcttcatcatcatcattcatcatcatcatcatcatcatcatcatcatcatcatcatcatcatcatcatcatcatcatcatcatcatcatcatcatcatcatcatcatcatcatcatcatcatcatcatcatcatcatcatcatcatcatcacatcgtcgtcgtcgtcatcgtcatcatcatcatcatcgtcgtcgtcgtcatcatcatcatcatcatcatcatcatcatcatcatcatcatcatcatcatcatcatcatcatcatcatcatcatcctcgtcgtcatcatcgtcatcatcgtcgtcatcatcatcatcatcatcatcatcatcatcatcatcatcatcatcatcatcatcatcatcatcatcatcatcatcatcatcctcatcgtcatcgtcatcatcgtcatcatcgtcatcatcatcctcatcctcatcgtcatcgtcatcgtcatcgtcatcgtcatcatcatcatcatcatcatcatcatcatcatcatcatcatcatcatcatcatcatcatcatcatcatcatcatcatcatcatcatcatcatcatcatcatcatcatcctcatcatcatcatcgtcgtcatcatcgtcgtcatcatcgtcgtcatcatcgtcgtcatcatcgtcgtcatcatcgtcgtcgttatcgtcatcgtcattgtcatcgtcatcgtcatcgtcattgtcatcgtcatcgtcatcgtcatcgtcatcatcatcatcgtcgtcgtcgtcgtcatcatcgtcgtcgtcatcatcgtcatcgtcatcatcatcatcgtcctcctcgtcatcgtcgtcatcgtcatcctcgtcatcgtcatcgtcatcatcatcatcgtcatcatcgtcatcgtcgtcgtcgtcatcgtcatcgtcatcgtcatcgtcatcgtcatcgtcatcgtcatcgtcatcgtcatcgtcatcgtcatcgtcatcgtcatcgtcatcgtcatcgtcatcgtcatcgtcatcgtcatcgtcatcgtcatcgtcatcgtcatcgtcatcgtcatcgtcatcgtcatcgtcatcgtcatcgtcatcgtcatcgtcatcgtcatcgtcatcgtcatcgtcatcgtcgtcgtcatcgtcgtcgtcatcgtcctCGTCGTCATCGTcctcgtcgtcatcgtcatcgtcgtcatcatcgtcatcgtcatcatcgtcatcatcatcatcatcatcatcatcatcatcatcatcatcatcatcatcatcatcatcatcatcatcatcatcatcatcatcatcaccatcatcatcatcatcatcatcatcatcatcaccatcatcaccatcatcaccatcatcaccatcatcatcatcatcaccatcatcaccatcatcatcaccatcaccaccatcaccatcatcatcatcatcaccatcctcaccatcatcaccatcatcatcatcaccaccagcATCACCACcagcatcaccatcatcatcaccatcatcatcatcatcatcatcatcatcatcatcatcatcatcatcatcatcatcatcatcatcgtcatcatcatcatcatcatcatcatcatcatcatcatcatcatcatcatcatcatcatcaccatcaccatcaccatcatcatcatcatcaccatcaccatcaccaccatcatcatcaccatcatcaccatcctcaccatcatcaccatcctcaccatcatcaccatcctcatcatcatcatcatcatcatcatcatcatcatcatcatcatcatcatcatcatcatcatcatcatcatcatcatcaccaccagcATCACCACCAGCATCAccaccagcatcatcatcatcaccatcaccatcatcatcatcaccatcatcaccatcatcaccatcatcaccatcctcaccatcatcaccatcctcatcatcatcatcatcatcatcatcatcatcatcatcatcatcatcatcatcaccaccagcATCACCACCAGCATCAccaccagcatcatcatcatcatcatcatcatcatcatcatcatcatcatcatcatcatcatcatcatcatcatcatcatcatcatcatcatcatcatcatcatcatcatcctcatcatcctcttcgtcatcgtcatcatcgtcatcgtcatcatcgtcatcgtcatcgtcatcgtcctcgtcatcgtcatcgtcctcatcatcttcatcgtcctcatcatcttcatcatcatcatcgtcatcatcgtcatcatcgtcgtcgtcgtcgtcgtcgtcgtcgtcgtcgtcgtcgtcgtcgtcgtcgtcgtcgtcgtcgtcgtcgtcgtcgtcgccGTCGCCGTCGTCGTCGTCGCCGTCGCCGCCGTCGTCGCCGCCGCCGCCGCCGCCGCCGCCGCCGCCGCCGCCGCCGCCGCCGTCgccgtcgtcgtcgtcgtcgtcgtcgtcgtcgtccccgtcaccgtcaccgtcaccgtcAGCGTCGCCGTCAGCGTCgccgtcgtcgtcgtcgtcgtcgtcgtcgtcgtcgtcgtcgtcgtcgtcgtcgtcgtcgtcgtcatcgtcatcgtcatcgtcctcgtcctcgtcatcatcatcaccagcatcaTCACcagcatcatcaccatcatcatcaccatcatcatcaccatcatcatcatcaccatcatcaccatcatcatcatcagcatcatcatcatcatcatcatcatcatcatcatcatcatcatcatcatcatcatcatcatcatcatcctcatcctcatcctcatcctcatcctcatcctcatcgtcatcctcatcgtcatcctcgtcgtcatcatcgtcgtcatcgtcatcgtcctcatcgtcatcgtcatcgtcatcctcatcctcatcgtcatcctcatcgtcatcgtcatcgtcatcatcgtcatcgtcatcgtcatcatcatcatcatcatcatcatcatcatcatcatcatgatcatcatcatcgtcatcgtcatcgtcatcatcatcatcatcgtcatcgtcatcgtcatcgtcatcgtcatcgtcatcctcatcgtcatcctcatcgtcatcgtcatcctcatcatcgtcgtcatcctcatcatcgtcgtcatcctcatcatcgtcatcgtcatcatcatcatcatcatcatcatcatcatcatcatcatcatcatcatcatcatcatcatcgtcgtcgtcgtcgtcgtcgtcgtcgtcgtcgtcgtcgtcgtcgtcgtcgtcgtcgtcgtcgtcgtcgtcgtcgtcgtcgtcgtcgtcgtcgtcgtcgtcgtcgtcgtcgtcgtcgtcgtcgtcgtcgtcgtcgtcgtcgtcgtcgtcgtcgtcgtcgtcatcatcgtcatcctcgtcatcgtcatcatcgtcatcatcatcatcgtcatcatcatcatcatcatcatcgtcatcatcgtcatcgtcatcgtcgtcatcgtcatcgtcatcatcgtcatcgtcatcatcatcatcatcatcatcatcatcatcatcatcatcatcatcatcatcatcatcatcgtcatcatcatcgtcatcatcatcatcatcatcatcgtcatcatcgtcatcgtcatcgtcgtcatcgtcatcgtcatcatcatcatcatcatcatcatcatcatcatcatcatcatcatcatcatcatcatcatcatcatcatcatcatcatcatcgtcatcatcatcgtcatcatcatcatcatcatcgtcatcatcatcctcatcctcgtcatcatcctcgtcatcgtcatcgtcatcgtcatcatcctcgtcatcgtcgtcatcgtcgtcatcgtcatcctcatcgtcgtcctcatcatcgtcgtcgtcgtcctcGTCGTCGTCCTCATCATCGTTGTCGtcctcatcatcgtcgtcgtccTCATCGTCGTCGTCCTCATCGTCGTCGTCCTCATCGTCGTCGTCCTCATCGTCGTCCTCATCGTCGTCCTCATCGTGGTCCTCATCGTCGTCCTCATCGTCGTcctcgtcatcgtcgtcatcgtcatcgtcatcgtcctcgtcatcgtcatcgtcgtcgtcctcgtcctcgtcgtcgtcatcgtcgtcatcgtcgtcatcgtcgtcatcgtcgtcatcgtcgtcatcatcgtcatcatcgtcatcatcgtcgtcatcgtcgtcatcgtcgtcgtcgtcctcgtcgtcatcgtcgtcgtcatcgtcgtcgtcatcgtcatcgtcatcatcgtcatcatcgtcatcatcgtcatcatcgtcgtcatcatcgtcatcatcatcgtcatcatcatcgtcatcatcgtcatcatcgtcatcatcgtcatcatcgtcatcatcgtcatcatcatcgtcatcatcgtcatcatcgtcgtcatcctcgtcgtcatcatcatcatcgtcatcatcatcatcatcatcatcatcatcatcatcatcatcatcatcatcatcgtcatcgtcatcatcatcatcatcatcatcatcatcatcatcatcatcatcatcatcatcgtcatcatcatcatcatcatcatcatcatcatcatcatcatcatcctcatcatcctcgtcgtcatcatcatcatcatcatcatcatcatcatcatcatcgtcatcatcatcatcatcatcatcttcatcttcatcttcatcgtcgtcatcgtcatcgtcatcgtcatcgtcgtcctcgtcatcgtcgtcatcgtcgtcatcgtcatcgtcatcgtcatcgtcatcgtcatcgtcatcatcgtcatcatctcatcatcatcatcatcgtcatcatcgtcgtcctcatcatcatcatcgtcgtcctcatcatcatcatcatcgtcctcatcatcatcatcatcgtcatcctcgtcctcatcatcgtcgtcatcctcctcatcatcgtcgtcgtcctcctcatcatcgtcgtcgtcgtcctcctcgtcgtcgtcgtcgtcctcctcgtcgtcgtcgtcgtcctcCTCGTCGTCGTCGTCCtcctcgtcgtcgtcgtcgtcctcCACGTCGTCGTCGTCCTCcgcgtcgtcgtcgtcgtcgtcgtcgtcgtcgtcgtcgtcgtcgtcgtcgtcgtcgtcgtcgtcatcgtcatcgtcatcgtcgtcatcatcatcgtcatcatcatcgtcatcatcgtcatcatcatcgtcgtcgtcatcatcgtcgtcatcctcatcgtcatcatcgtcatcatcatcatcatcatcgtcgtcatcgtcgtcatcatcgtcgtcgtcgtcgtcatcgtcgtcatcgtcatcatcatcatcatcgtcgtcatcgtcatcatcctcatcatcgtcgtcatcgtcatcgtcgtcatcgtcatcatcgtcatcatcgtcatcgtcatcatcgtcatcatcatcatc
This window harbors:
- the LOC131875225 gene encoding uncharacterized protein LOC131875225 codes for the protein SSSSSSSSSSSSSSSSSSSSSSSSSSSSSSSSSSSSSSSSSSSSSSSSSSSSSSSSSSSSSSSSSSSSSSSSSSSSSSSSSSSSSSSSSSSSSSSSSSSSSSSSSSSSSSSSSSSSSSSSSSSSSSSSSSSSSSSSSSSSSSSSSSSSSSSSSSSSSSSSSSSSSSSSSSSSSSSSSSSSSSSSPSSSSSSSSSSPSSPSSPSSPSSSSSPSSPSSSPSPPSPSSPSSPSSPSSPSSPSSPSSSSSSSSSSSSSSSSSSSSS